A genomic stretch from Streptomyces sp. QL37 includes:
- a CDS encoding bifunctional RNase H/acid phosphatase — protein MSAPRQLVVEADGGSRGNPGPAGYGAVVVDPADGRTLAEKAEYIGVATNNVAEYKGLIAGLKAVKELFPDTDVKVRVRMDSKLVVEQMSGRWQIKHPGMKPLAAEAARILPASSVTYEWIPRAENKHADRLANEAMDAGKRGEQWDPAASTADVETVRTLVVPDPPPRSGPPGDAAAGAAKVRAAMAAARPSEAAPQSASATPQVGWGSAPDLGAPATFILLRHGETALTPEKRFSGSGGSDPQLSETGRHQAACAAEAFAARGTVQEVVSSPLRRCRETAEAVAARLGLEVRIEEGLRETDFGVWEGLTFGEVRERHGSDLTAWLASPDAAPTGGGESFAEVAERVSVTRDRLIARYAGRTALLVTHVTPIKTLVRLALGAPPESLFRMELSPASVSTVAYYADGNPSLRLLNDTSHLR, from the coding sequence ATGTCCGCTCCCCGCCAGCTGGTCGTCGAGGCCGACGGGGGCTCCCGGGGCAATCCGGGACCCGCGGGTTACGGCGCTGTCGTCGTCGACCCGGCCGACGGCCGCACCCTCGCCGAGAAGGCCGAGTACATCGGCGTCGCGACGAACAACGTCGCCGAGTACAAGGGCCTGATCGCCGGTCTGAAGGCGGTGAAGGAGCTCTTCCCGGACACGGACGTGAAGGTCCGTGTCCGGATGGACTCCAAGCTGGTGGTCGAGCAGATGTCGGGCCGCTGGCAGATCAAGCACCCCGGCATGAAGCCGCTCGCCGCGGAGGCCGCGCGCATCCTGCCGGCCTCCTCGGTCACGTACGAGTGGATCCCGCGCGCGGAGAACAAGCACGCCGACCGGCTCGCCAACGAGGCGATGGACGCGGGCAAGCGGGGCGAGCAGTGGGACCCGGCGGCCTCGACGGCCGACGTGGAGACGGTGCGCACCCTGGTCGTCCCGGATCCGCCGCCCCGGTCAGGACCGCCCGGCGACGCGGCGGCGGGCGCGGCGAAGGTCCGCGCCGCCATGGCGGCCGCCCGCCCCTCGGAGGCCGCCCCGCAGAGCGCGTCGGCGACCCCGCAGGTGGGCTGGGGGAGCGCACCCGACCTGGGCGCGCCCGCCACCTTCATCCTGCTCCGGCACGGCGAGACGGCCCTCACCCCCGAGAAGCGGTTCTCGGGGAGCGGCGGCAGCGATCCGCAGCTCTCGGAGACCGGACGTCACCAGGCCGCGTGCGCGGCGGAGGCGTTCGCCGCCCGGGGCACCGTCCAGGAGGTCGTGAGCTCCCCGCTGCGGCGCTGCCGTGAGACGGCGGAGGCCGTGGCGGCCAGGCTCGGCCTTGAGGTCCGTATCGAGGAAGGCCTGCGCGAGACCGACTTCGGGGTCTGGGAGGGGCTCACCTTCGGCGAGGTGCGGGAGCGTCACGGCTCCGACCTCACCGCCTGGCTGGCTTCCCCCGACGCGGCCCCCACGGGTGGCGGCGAGAGCTTCGCCGAGGTGGCGGAGCGGGTGTCGGTGACGCGCGACCGGCTGATCGCCCGCTACGCGGGCCGTACGGCGCTCCTGGTCACGCACGTCACCCCGATCAAGACCCTGGTCAGGCTCGCGCTGGGCGCACCGCCCGAGTCGCTGTTCCGCATGGAGCTCTCGCCCGCGTCCGTCTCGACGGTGGCGTACTACGCGGACGGGAACCCCTCGCTGAGGCTCCTCAACGACACCTCACACCTGCGGTAG
- a CDS encoding C4-type zinc ribbon domain-containing protein — MNAAPADQIRLLEVQALDVRLSQLSHKRTSLPEHAELESLNSDLAQLRDLLVASQTEESDTTREQTKAEQDVDQVRQRAVRDQQRLDSGAVSSPKDLESLQREITSLAKRQGDLEDVVLEIMERRESAQERVAELTERVSAVQAKVDDATARRDAASQELDTEAATVAKDREVVAGAVPADLLKLYDKLRAQQGGVGAARLYQRRCEGCRLELNITEVNDVKAASPDTVLRCENCHRILVRTSESGL; from the coding sequence CTGAACGCCGCGCCCGCCGACCAGATCCGACTCCTCGAAGTCCAGGCACTCGACGTACGTCTGTCGCAGCTCTCCCACAAGCGCACCTCGCTGCCCGAGCACGCCGAGCTGGAGTCGCTCAACAGCGACCTCGCGCAGCTCCGCGACCTGCTGGTGGCCTCGCAGACCGAGGAGAGCGACACCACCCGCGAGCAGACCAAGGCGGAGCAGGACGTCGACCAGGTGCGCCAGCGCGCCGTCCGCGACCAGCAGCGGCTCGACTCCGGCGCGGTCTCCTCGCCGAAGGACCTGGAGAGCCTCCAGCGTGAGATCACCTCGCTGGCCAAGCGCCAGGGCGACCTGGAGGACGTCGTCCTCGAGATCATGGAGCGCCGCGAGTCCGCCCAGGAGCGCGTCGCCGAGCTGACCGAGCGCGTGAGCGCGGTGCAGGCCAAGGTCGACGACGCGACCGCCCGCCGGGACGCGGCCTCCCAGGAGCTCGACACCGAGGCCGCCACCGTGGCCAAGGACCGCGAGGTCGTCGCGGGTGCCGTCCCCGCCGACCTGCTCAAGCTGTACGACAAGCTGCGCGCCCAGCAGGGCGGCGTCGGCGCCGCACGGCTCTACCAGCGCCGCTGCGAGGGCTGCCGCCTGGAGCTGAACATCACCGAGGTCAACGACGTGAAGGCCGCGTCCCCCGACACCGTGCTGCGCTGCGAGAACTGCCACCGCATCCTCGTACGCACCTCGGAGTCGGGCCTGTAA
- a CDS encoding Nif3-like dinuclear metal center hexameric protein: protein MPRLSEVIAELDALWPPERAEGWDAVGTVCGDPGAEIDRVLFAVDPVERIADEARALGAQLIVTHHPLYLRGTTTVAASTFKGRVVHGLIKHDIALHVAHTNADTADPGVSDALAGALDLRVTGPLVPDPTDADGRRGLGRICELDHPETLRDFAARAAARLPATAQGIRLAGDPDAPVRRVAVSGGSGDSLFDAVRAAGVDAFLTADLRHHPASEAVQHSPLGLVDAAHWATEWPWCEQAAAQLDAISDRHGWDLRVHVSKQVTDPWTTHHSSGAPN from the coding sequence GTGCCCCGTCTGTCTGAAGTCATCGCCGAGCTCGACGCCCTCTGGCCTCCCGAGCGGGCCGAAGGATGGGACGCCGTCGGCACGGTCTGCGGTGATCCCGGAGCGGAGATCGACCGGGTCCTCTTCGCCGTCGACCCCGTCGAGCGGATCGCCGACGAGGCCCGCGCCCTCGGTGCCCAGCTGATCGTCACCCACCACCCGCTCTATCTGCGCGGTACGACGACGGTCGCGGCCTCCACCTTCAAGGGCCGGGTCGTCCACGGGCTCATCAAGCACGACATCGCCCTCCACGTCGCGCACACCAACGCCGACACCGCCGATCCCGGGGTGTCCGACGCCCTCGCGGGCGCCCTGGACCTGCGGGTGACCGGCCCTCTCGTGCCGGACCCCACCGACGCCGACGGGCGCCGCGGGCTCGGCCGGATCTGCGAGCTCGACCACCCCGAGACCCTCCGCGACTTCGCCGCCCGCGCGGCCGCCCGGCTGCCCGCCACCGCGCAGGGCATCCGGCTGGCCGGCGACCCCGACGCACCCGTGCGCCGGGTCGCCGTGAGCGGCGGCTCCGGCGACAGCCTCTTCGACGCCGTACGGGCCGCCGGGGTGGACGCCTTCCTCACCGCGGACCTGCGCCACCACCCGGCCTCCGAGGCCGTCCAGCACTCGCCGCTCGGCCTGGTCGACGCCGCACACTGGGCCACCGAATGGCCCTGGTGCGAGCAGGCCGCCGCGCAGCTCGACGCAATTTCCGACCGCCACGGATGGGACCTGCGGGTCCATGTCTCGAAGCAGGTCACCGACCCCTGGACCACCCACCACTCTTCTGGAGCCCCCAACTGA
- a CDS encoding iron-siderophore ABC transporter substrate-binding protein — MSFRRRGTAAIGLAVAAALSLSACGGDDTAGGAAGGDTGGDKKAAVATGGKDFADAAKKTAAYGTDAKAGEFPRTLTHAMGSTKLEAAPKRVVVLDVGEFDNVVSLGVKPVGYAPSEGDDAIPSYLKKEAGNPASVGTINSLNLEAIAGLKPDLILGSQLRAADKYDELSKIAPTVFSIRPGFTWKENYLLNAAALDRTAKAESELAAYEAKAEKLGADIGPDKPTVSMVRYMPDRIRLYAKASFIGTILQDVGLPRPENQQIDDLATEISSENMDQADADWIFTGVYGDAKATERDTARANPLWKNLAAVKSGRAKDVPDETWYLGLGVTSANLVLDDLRADLVK, encoded by the coding sequence ATGTCCTTCAGGCGCCGCGGCACCGCCGCGATCGGTCTCGCGGTGGCGGCCGCCCTCTCCCTCTCGGCGTGCGGTGGCGACGACACGGCCGGCGGGGCGGCGGGCGGCGACACGGGCGGAGACAAGAAGGCGGCCGTCGCCACAGGCGGCAAGGACTTCGCCGACGCGGCGAAGAAGACGGCGGCGTACGGGACCGACGCGAAAGCGGGCGAGTTCCCCCGCACGCTCACCCACGCCATGGGCAGCACGAAGCTCGAAGCCGCGCCGAAGCGCGTGGTCGTGCTGGACGTGGGCGAGTTCGACAACGTCGTCTCGCTCGGTGTGAAGCCCGTCGGCTACGCCCCGTCCGAGGGTGACGACGCCATCCCGTCGTACCTGAAGAAGGAGGCGGGGAACCCGGCGAGCGTCGGGACGATCAACAGCCTCAACCTGGAGGCGATCGCCGGTCTGAAGCCGGACCTGATCCTCGGCAGCCAGCTGCGTGCGGCGGACAAGTACGACGAGCTCTCGAAGATCGCGCCGACCGTGTTCTCCATCCGCCCGGGATTCACCTGGAAGGAGAACTACCTCCTGAACGCCGCCGCGCTCGACAGGACCGCGAAGGCGGAGTCCGAACTCGCGGCCTACGAGGCGAAGGCGGAGAAGCTCGGCGCGGACATCGGCCCGGACAAGCCGACCGTCTCCATGGTCCGCTACATGCCGGACAGGATCCGGCTCTACGCCAAGGCCTCCTTCATCGGCACGATCCTTCAGGACGTCGGCCTGCCGCGGCCGGAGAACCAGCAGATCGACGACTTGGCCACGGAAATCAGCTCCGAGAACATGGACCAGGCCGACGCCGACTGGATCTTCACCGGTGTCTACGGCGACGCGAAGGCCACCGAGCGCGACACCGCCCGCGCCAACCCGCTGTGGAAGAACCTCGCCGCGGTGAAGTCCGGCCGGGCGAAGGACGTCCCGGACGAGACCTGGTACCTGGGCCTCGGAGTCACCTCCGCGAACCTGGTCCTCGACGACCTCCGCGCCGACCTCGTCAAGTGA
- a CDS encoding MFS transporter produces the protein MTSMVDASRPTRPSARSRTRTWAVVAAACTGQFLVVLDVSVVNVALPSMRTDLGLSGPGLQWVVNAYSIAFAGFMLLGGRAADIYGRKRMFLTGLALFTAASLAGGLAQEGWQLLAARAGQGLGAAVLSPATLTILTAAVPEGPARTRAIGTWMAVGAGGGAAGGLIGGVLTDALSWRWVLLINVPVGVLVLAGAAVWLAEGRAGDRRRVDLLGAVLVTAGLATTAYGIVQTEAAGWTAAATLVPLLCGLALLGVFVLVEARTAAPLMPLRVLGVRTVSAANVSMLLLGSATFGMWYFMTVYAQNVLGYTPLQAGLALLPTSVAAFAGSKAAPLIMARTGARTLAVAGVLVAAAGFGWQSTMGVQGSYLTAVCLPGLLMMTGSGLASTPLAALATSGAAPGDAGLASGLINTSRTMGGALGLAVLSTVAAARTAGSTGAAEITAGYALAFRTSAVVLVCGAVMMLLWLPGHRDRRAGGRPGTRAGGRPGKESAPTVLHSPEG, from the coding sequence ATGACATCCATGGTTGACGCCTCCCGGCCCACGCGGCCCTCCGCCCGGTCCAGAACCCGTACCTGGGCCGTGGTCGCGGCCGCCTGCACCGGCCAGTTCCTGGTCGTCCTCGACGTGTCCGTCGTCAACGTGGCACTGCCCTCCATGCGGACCGACCTGGGCCTGAGCGGACCTGGACTCCAGTGGGTCGTCAACGCCTACTCGATCGCCTTCGCCGGCTTCATGCTGCTCGGGGGGCGGGCCGCGGACATATACGGCCGCAAGAGGATGTTCCTGACCGGGCTGGCCCTCTTCACCGCGGCCTCCCTCGCCGGCGGCCTCGCGCAGGAGGGCTGGCAGCTCCTCGCCGCCCGTGCGGGACAGGGGCTCGGGGCCGCCGTGCTGTCACCGGCGACCCTCACGATCCTCACCGCGGCGGTCCCCGAAGGCCCCGCACGGACCAGGGCGATCGGCACCTGGATGGCCGTCGGCGCGGGCGGCGGGGCGGCCGGGGGGCTGATCGGCGGGGTGCTCACCGACGCCCTGTCCTGGCGCTGGGTCCTGCTCATCAACGTGCCGGTCGGTGTCCTCGTCCTCGCGGGGGCGGCGGTGTGGCTGGCCGAGGGCCGGGCGGGCGACCGGCGCCGCGTGGACCTGCTGGGAGCGGTGCTCGTCACGGCGGGCCTGGCGACGACGGCGTACGGCATCGTGCAGACCGAGGCCGCCGGCTGGACCGCCGCCGCCACCCTGGTGCCCCTCTTGTGCGGCCTGGCACTGCTCGGCGTCTTCGTCCTGGTGGAGGCGAGGACGGCCGCGCCGCTGATGCCGCTGCGGGTGCTCGGCGTGCGCACCGTCTCGGCGGCGAACGTGTCGATGCTGCTGCTGGGTTCCGCGACGTTCGGCATGTGGTACTTCATGACCGTCTACGCCCAGAACGTCCTGGGCTACACCCCGCTGCAGGCCGGGCTCGCCCTCCTGCCGACGTCCGTCGCCGCCTTCGCGGGCTCGAAGGCGGCTCCCCTGATCATGGCGCGGACCGGTGCCAGGACCCTGGCCGTGGCCGGTGTCCTGGTCGCCGCCGCCGGCTTCGGCTGGCAGTCCACGATGGGGGTGCAGGGCTCCTACCTCACTGCCGTCTGCCTCCCGGGCCTGCTGATGATGACCGGCTCCGGGCTGGCCTCCACCCCGCTGGCCGCGCTCGCCACCTCCGGCGCCGCACCCGGTGACGCCGGACTGGCCTCCGGGCTGATCAACACCTCCCGCACGATGGGCGGCGCGCTGGGCCTCGCCGTGCTCTCCACGGTCGCGGCGGCCCGCACGGCGGGCTCGACGGGCGCGGCGGAGATCACGGCCGGCTATGCGCTGGCCTTCCGCACGTCCGCCGTGGTGCTGGTGTGCGGGGCGGTGATGATGCTGCTCTGGCTGCCGGGCCACCGGGACCGGAGAGCCGGTGGACGCCCGGGCACGCGGGCCGGGGGCCGCCCCGGGAAGGAGTCCGCGCCGACGGTGCTGCACTCCCCGGAGGGCTAG
- a CDS encoding MFS transporter, with product MQRTTTEQQAGELPGPRRGKGGGVVPVLAFAGITVAVMQTLLVPVIKDLPSLLGTDPANATWVMTATLLAGAVATPIMGRLGDLYGKRRMLLASLAVMVVGSLICASTDNLVIMIVGRALQGFAMGAIPLGIGIMRDVLPREKLGSAMALMSSSIGVGGGLALPAAAIVAQHADWHALFLASAGLGVLAMTLTVLVVPEPPLRAPGRFDLVGALGLSLGLVCLLLPVTKGGDWGWTSPLTLGLIAASLVVLVLWGLFELRSPAPLVDLRTSARREVLLTNLVSIMVGVAFYAVSLVLPQLLQLPASTGYGLGQSMVVAGLCVAPLGLTMMFVAPLYARLSARRGPKTTLILGMLVIAVGYGAGLGLMSAAWQTVVIAVVLGAGIGLAYSSLPALIIGAVDASETGAANGLNTLMRSIGTSLSSAVIGMVLANTSMRMGSVDVPTMEGFRTSFMIATGAVLVGLVLAAFLPAQRKARPVLLASSAGDALAAAESAPVAVPVSAPERRTSAP from the coding sequence ATGCAACGGACGACGACCGAACAGCAAGCGGGGGAGCTCCCCGGCCCGCGCCGGGGCAAGGGCGGCGGCGTCGTACCCGTACTCGCGTTCGCGGGGATCACCGTCGCGGTGATGCAGACCCTGCTCGTCCCCGTCATCAAGGACCTGCCGTCCCTGCTCGGCACCGATCCGGCGAACGCGACCTGGGTGATGACGGCCACCCTGCTCGCCGGGGCCGTCGCGACCCCGATCATGGGGCGGCTCGGCGATCTGTACGGCAAACGGCGGATGCTGCTGGCCAGTCTCGCCGTGATGGTGGTGGGCTCGCTGATCTGCGCGTCGACCGACAATCTCGTGATCATGATCGTCGGCCGGGCGCTCCAGGGCTTCGCCATGGGCGCCATTCCTCTCGGGATCGGCATCATGCGCGACGTGCTGCCGCGCGAGAAGCTCGGCTCGGCGATGGCCCTGATGAGCTCCTCCATAGGGGTGGGCGGCGGACTCGCGCTGCCCGCGGCCGCGATCGTCGCCCAGCACGCCGACTGGCACGCGCTCTTCCTCGCTTCGGCCGGGCTCGGAGTGCTGGCCATGACCCTGACCGTCCTCGTGGTGCCGGAGCCGCCGCTGCGCGCGCCCGGCCGCTTCGACCTCGTCGGGGCGCTGGGGCTCTCCCTCGGCCTGGTCTGCCTGCTGCTGCCCGTGACCAAGGGCGGCGACTGGGGCTGGACCTCTCCCCTGACGCTCGGCCTGATCGCCGCGTCCCTGGTGGTCCTGGTGCTGTGGGGCCTGTTCGAGCTGCGCTCCCCTGCGCCGCTGGTCGATCTCCGTACCAGCGCCCGCCGTGAGGTGCTGCTCACCAACCTCGTCTCGATCATGGTCGGGGTCGCCTTCTACGCCGTCTCCCTGGTCCTGCCGCAGCTGCTCCAGCTGCCCGCCTCGACGGGTTACGGCCTGGGACAGTCCATGGTGGTGGCGGGGCTCTGCGTGGCACCGCTGGGTCTGACCATGATGTTCGTCGCCCCGCTCTACGCACGGCTCTCCGCCCGCCGCGGGCCCAAGACCACACTGATCCTGGGCATGCTCGTCATCGCCGTCGGTTACGGCGCGGGGCTCGGCCTGATGAGCGCCGCCTGGCAGACCGTGGTGATCGCGGTGGTGCTCGGGGCGGGCATCGGGCTTGCGTACTCCTCGCTGCCCGCCCTGATCATCGGCGCGGTCGACGCGTCGGAGACGGGTGCGGCCAACGGTCTGAACACGCTGATGCGCTCGATCGGCACCTCGCTGTCGAGTGCGGTGATCGGCATGGTGCTGGCGAACACCTCGATGCGGATGGGCTCGGTGGACGTCCCCACCATGGAGGGCTTCCGGACCTCGTTCATGATCGCCACGGGGGCCGTGCTGGTCGGCCTCGTGCTGGCGGCGTTCCTGCCGGCGCAGCGGAAGGCGCGTCCGGTGCTGCTGGCCAGCAGCGCGGGCGACGCGCTCGCCGCGGCGGAGTCCGCCCCCGTGGCGGTCCCGGTCAGCGCGCCGGAGCGTCGAACCTCGGCTCCGTAG
- the pepE gene encoding dipeptidase PepE: MNLLLLSNSTQYGRGYLEHALDTVTAFLPANARLAFVPYALADHDAYTARVRAALEPSGTVVRGVHEGADPLAELAASDAVFIGGGNSFRLLDALYRTGLREAVRNAVRDGLPYMGASAGTNMAAPTLRTSNDMPIVQPPSFDALGLVPFQINPHYLDPDPDSTHKGETREERLTEFLEENDVPVLGLREGSWLRVEEGTATVQGARPARLFTRGVRPQELAAGTDVSRLLATEPRFDAPAR, translated from the coding sequence GTGAATCTGCTGCTGCTCTCCAACTCGACCCAGTACGGACGCGGTTACCTGGAACACGCCCTGGACACCGTCACCGCGTTCCTTCCCGCGAACGCGCGGCTGGCCTTCGTGCCGTACGCGCTGGCCGACCACGACGCGTACACCGCACGCGTCCGCGCGGCGCTGGAGCCGTCCGGGACCGTCGTGCGCGGCGTCCACGAGGGCGCCGACCCCCTCGCCGAACTCGCCGCCTCGGACGCCGTGTTCATCGGCGGAGGCAACTCCTTCCGGCTCCTCGACGCCCTTTACCGCACCGGGCTGCGCGAGGCGGTGCGGAACGCCGTACGGGACGGGCTGCCCTACATGGGAGCCAGCGCGGGCACCAACATGGCCGCGCCGACGCTCCGGACGTCCAACGACATGCCCATCGTGCAGCCGCCGTCCTTCGACGCGCTGGGCCTGGTCCCGTTCCAGATCAACCCGCACTACCTGGACCCGGACCCGGACAGCACCCACAAGGGCGAGACGCGTGAGGAGCGGCTCACCGAATTCCTCGAGGAGAACGACGTCCCCGTGCTCGGGCTGCGCGAGGGCTCCTGGCTCCGCGTCGAGGAGGGCACGGCGACCGTCCAGGGCGCGCGGCCCGCCCGGCTCTTCACGCGCGGTGTCCGGCCGCAGGAGCTCGCGGCCGGAACCGATGTGTCCCGGCTGCTGGCTACGGAGCCGAGGTTCGACGCTCCGGCGCGCTGA
- a CDS encoding IclR family transcriptional regulator: protein MADLDPDRRTPAGALQTVDRALLVLLAFERTRPDWGVTEVAEEFGWDTSVAQRLLATLAGRGFLVSDPVTRRYRIGPAVLRLGRLWERSGSLELLAGPVLEELRRTTGDTVLFCLPDNFHMRCVAAEEGETGPLRYYPLVGELYPAHAGATSKSFYAHLPDDQRHRLFRGRPMARFTDRTVTDPDLLEKEFMKVRAQGFAFTVGEYDTGIATVAVPVFLRREPYGSLSLGGGEDRFRGAPEDRLEVLRHAAQLLEQRLTHPPQRPKSRAGRPRTA, encoded by the coding sequence ATGGCCGACCTCGATCCGGACCGCCGGACCCCCGCAGGGGCGCTGCAGACCGTCGACCGGGCCCTCCTGGTGCTGCTCGCCTTCGAGCGCACCCGGCCCGACTGGGGCGTCACCGAGGTCGCCGAGGAGTTCGGCTGGGACACCTCGGTCGCGCAACGCCTGCTGGCCACGCTCGCCGGCCGCGGCTTCCTGGTGTCCGACCCGGTCACCCGCCGCTACCGCATCGGCCCCGCCGTGCTGCGGCTGGGCCGGCTCTGGGAGCGCTCCGGGTCGCTGGAGCTGCTGGCGGGCCCGGTGCTGGAGGAGCTCCGCCGGACCACCGGGGACACCGTCCTGTTCTGCCTGCCGGACAACTTCCACATGCGGTGCGTGGCGGCCGAGGAGGGCGAGACCGGGCCGCTGCGCTACTACCCGCTGGTCGGGGAGCTCTACCCGGCGCACGCCGGGGCCACCAGCAAGTCCTTCTACGCCCACCTGCCGGACGACCAGCGCCACCGGCTCTTCCGGGGCCGCCCCATGGCGCGGTTCACCGACCGGACCGTCACCGACCCGGATCTCCTGGAGAAGGAGTTCATGAAGGTCCGCGCCCAGGGGTTCGCCTTCACCGTCGGCGAGTACGACACCGGCATCGCCACCGTAGCCGTGCCCGTGTTCCTGAGGCGCGAGCCCTACGGCAGCCTCAGCCTCGGCGGAGGCGAGGACCGCTTCCGGGGTGCGCCCGAGGACCGGCTCGAAGTCCTGCGCCACGCCGCCCAGCTGCTGGAGCAGCGGCTCACCCACCCGCCCCAGCGGCCGAAGTCCCGCGCGGGCCGGCCGCGTACCGCCTGA
- a CDS encoding DUF1177 domain-containing protein has product MLKYVLDIVELLDDPQVSGKSVVGYLDSVAGAAGSSAEVTTVTGDRGATDFVLVRIPGTHGRTSGGSARTLGVVGRLGGVGARPEVTGLVSDADGAASALATAAKLLDMRRRGDALPGDVIVATHVCPSAPTEPHDPVPFMGSPVDIATMNRHEVTGEMEAVLSIDTTKGNRIINHKGLALSPTVKEGWVLRVSEQLGELLAVVTGEPLVTYPVTTQDITPYGNGAHHINSILQPSTATAAPVVGLAVTSAAAVPGCQTGASHETDIASAARYAVEVAKAFGAGTLDFHDAVEFDNLVNRYGSLAHLQTFGRTTQES; this is encoded by the coding sequence ATGCTCAAGTACGTACTGGACATCGTCGAGCTGCTGGACGACCCGCAGGTCAGCGGCAAGTCGGTCGTCGGCTACCTCGACTCCGTCGCCGGGGCCGCGGGCTCGTCCGCCGAGGTCACGACGGTCACCGGCGACCGGGGGGCGACGGACTTCGTGCTCGTCCGCATCCCGGGCACCCACGGGCGCACCTCGGGCGGCAGCGCCCGGACCCTCGGCGTGGTCGGCCGGCTCGGCGGCGTCGGCGCCCGGCCGGAGGTGACCGGGCTCGTGTCCGACGCCGACGGCGCGGCCTCGGCGCTCGCCACGGCCGCCAAGCTGCTGGACATGCGCCGCCGGGGCGACGCGCTGCCCGGCGACGTGATCGTCGCCACGCATGTCTGCCCGAGCGCCCCGACCGAGCCGCACGACCCGGTTCCGTTCATGGGGTCCCCGGTGGACATCGCCACGATGAACCGGCACGAGGTCACCGGCGAGATGGAGGCCGTGCTCTCCATCGACACCACCAAGGGCAACCGGATCATCAACCACAAGGGCCTGGCCCTCTCGCCCACCGTCAAGGAGGGCTGGGTTCTCCGGGTGTCCGAGCAGCTCGGCGAGCTTCTCGCCGTGGTGACCGGTGAGCCGTTGGTCACGTACCCCGTGACCACCCAGGACATCACCCCGTACGGTAACGGTGCACACCACATCAATTCGATCCTTCAGCCCTCCACCGCGACCGCGGCTCCGGTCGTCGGTCTGGCGGTCACCTCGGCCGCCGCGGTGCCGGGCTGCCAGACGGGCGCGAGTCACGAGACGGACATCGCGTCCGCCGCCCGGTACGCCGTCGAGGTCGCCAAGGCCTTCGGCGCCGGAACCCTGGACTTCCACGACGCGGTGGAGTTCGACAACCTCGTCAACCGCTACGGGTCGCTGGCTCACCTGCAGACCTTCGGCCGCACCACCCAGGAGTCCTGA